From a single Bacillus pseudomycoides DSM 12442 genomic region:
- a CDS encoding CAP domain-containing protein, translated as MKKLLRIVMITVFILAIDLYGKLLVSQYILQPSHSKQEHKIVKKKKQINEGFPETISQLIGGDSESLLAKWGEPARIEPSAYGYEWWIYNQDLSQYVQFGVAEHKIVTAYVAGNKVDVVPFRMDEKYEDVYKKNPFSHEISLKKGRNSYQFELSDTEIAEQPLVSIEEDGWAQLYFDRFTHKLVGIRYMDDETLLRQRPYQLVYSGELGAEQPITPEKMTQIEHGNMQQILDLTNIIRSRHQLPLLTWDQQTAEVAFGHSKDMKENNYFSHDSPEFGTLGDRLQRGQVAFQLAGENIAAQHTDGISAVQGWLNSEGHRKNLLNEQFTGLGVGVFDKFYTQNFIRK; from the coding sequence TTGAAGAAATTATTACGTATCGTAATGATTACGGTTTTTATTTTAGCTATTGATTTATACGGGAAATTACTCGTTTCGCAATATATATTACAGCCATCTCATTCTAAGCAGGAACATAAGATTGTTAAGAAAAAGAAACAGATAAATGAAGGATTTCCAGAGACAATCTCCCAATTAATAGGAGGGGATTCGGAAAGTTTATTAGCAAAATGGGGTGAGCCAGCTCGAATCGAACCTTCTGCGTATGGTTACGAATGGTGGATTTATAATCAAGATTTATCACAATATGTGCAGTTTGGTGTTGCAGAACATAAAATTGTAACAGCTTATGTTGCTGGTAATAAAGTGGATGTAGTTCCATTTCGTATGGATGAAAAATATGAAGATGTCTATAAAAAAAATCCATTCTCACATGAAATTTCTTTGAAAAAAGGAAGAAACAGCTATCAATTTGAATTATCTGATACTGAAATTGCAGAACAACCACTTGTTTCGATAGAAGAAGATGGTTGGGCGCAGTTATACTTTGACCGATTCACACATAAACTTGTCGGAATTCGGTATATGGATGATGAGACATTGCTTCGACAAAGGCCGTATCAGCTTGTTTATTCTGGAGAGTTAGGGGCGGAGCAGCCAATTACTCCAGAGAAAATGACACAAATAGAACATGGAAATATGCAACAAATTCTAGATTTGACGAATATTATTCGTAGTCGTCATCAACTACCGTTACTAACATGGGATCAACAAACAGCTGAAGTGGCTTTTGGGCATAGCAAGGATATGAAAGAGAATAATTATTTTTCGCATGATTCGCCGGAATTTGGGACTTTAGGAGATCGATTACAACGTGGTCAAGTCGCATTTCAACTCGCAGGTGAAAATATAGCAGCACAGCATACTGATGGGATCTCTGCAGTACAAGGTTGGTTGAATAGTGAAGGACATCGGAAAAACTTGCTAAATGAACAATTTACTGGACTAGGTGTTGGAGTCTTCGATAAATTTTATACTCAAAATTTCATTAGAAAATAG
- a CDS encoding YugN family protein, which yields MQFTNSKLIGATIDFTLLTEVMQNQRFVLAGQWDYERVTYDYKFEILKDVYYLRIQGFAVEGEIGGRHAQVKLLPPLLGKHYYPHGVEYGENEVFPTNVIQKSEQLLQNIEKKLKEFAVIE from the coding sequence ATGCAATTTACAAATTCAAAACTTATAGGAGCGACCATTGATTTTACACTGCTCACGGAAGTTATGCAAAATCAACGTTTTGTACTTGCTGGACAGTGGGACTATGAGCGAGTTACATATGACTATAAATTTGAAATATTGAAGGATGTATATTATTTACGGATACAAGGCTTTGCGGTAGAAGGGGAAATCGGAGGACGCCATGCACAAGTTAAATTACTTCCACCATTGTTAGGAAAACATTACTATCCACATGGCGTTGAATATGGTGAAAATGAAGTTTTCCCTACAAACGTAATCCAAAAAAGCGAACAACTCTTGCAAAATATTGAAAAAAAGCTAAAGGAATTTGCAGTTATAGAATAG
- the ctaG gene encoding cytochrome c oxidase assembly factor CtaG: MGNLWIFGFQALWSPIFLLFMVSILICYFLIIGPYRNRFDNAEKVNKKQMFYFTTGIILLYLVKGGPIDLLGHIVFSAHMFEMAVMYIAVPPLLLLGIPVWLYTYITSFRFIQVILIMFTKPLIALFVFNGLFSIYHLPVVFDAVKQNQVAHPIFLAVLFFTAMMMWWPMLNPLPEYQTLSEIKKIGYMFANGVLLTPACALIIFASESLFATYTDPSAWMKAMELCVPAGTLSDLNITGPEFLHWMPIVQDQQTGGIIMKIVQEIVYGTIIGYVFFKWARKERKKDEEQLQKVPPYLQPK, encoded by the coding sequence ATGGGCAACTTATGGATATTTGGTTTTCAAGCTTTATGGAGCCCGATCTTTTTACTTTTTATGGTGTCTATCCTTATCTGTTACTTTCTTATTATCGGGCCGTATAGAAATCGGTTCGATAATGCAGAAAAGGTAAATAAAAAGCAAATGTTTTATTTTACGACTGGGATTATCCTGTTGTATCTTGTAAAAGGTGGGCCTATTGATTTACTTGGACATATTGTATTTAGTGCACATATGTTTGAAATGGCAGTGATGTACATCGCTGTACCACCATTATTGTTATTAGGGATTCCAGTTTGGTTATACACATATATTACCTCTTTCCGTTTTATCCAAGTGATATTGATTATGTTTACAAAACCGCTTATTGCTCTGTTTGTATTTAATGGATTATTTTCTATTTATCATTTGCCTGTTGTTTTTGATGCTGTAAAGCAAAATCAAGTTGCTCATCCTATTTTTCTTGCTGTTTTATTTTTTACAGCAATGATGATGTGGTGGCCTATGCTAAATCCATTACCGGAGTATCAAACATTAAGTGAAATAAAGAAAATTGGTTACATGTTTGCGAACGGTGTATTATTGACACCAGCTTGTGCGCTAATCATATTTGCTAGTGAATCGTTGTTTGCTACGTATACGGATCCGAGTGCGTGGATGAAAGCGATGGAGCTCTGTGTACCTGCAGGAACATTGAGTGATTTAAATATAACCGGACCAGAATTTTTACATTGGATGCCGATTGTGCAAGATCAACAAACAGGCGGTATCATTATGAAAATTGTCCAGGAAATAGTGTATGGTACAATTATTGGCTATGTGTTTTTTAAATGGGCACGTAAAGAACGTAAAAAAGATGAGGAGCAACTACAGAAAGTGCCTCCTTATTTGCAACCAAAATAA
- the ctaD gene encoding cytochrome c oxidase subunit I gives MGAVIWDYLTTVDHKKIAILYLIAGGLFFIIGGIEALFIRLQLAIPNNAFLVGDAYNQVLTMHGTTMIFLAAMPLVFAFMNAAVPLQIGARDVAFPFLNSLGFWLFFFGGVFLNLSWFLGGAPDAGWTSYASLSLASKGHGVDFYVLGLQISGIGTLIGGINFLVTIINMRAPGMTYMRMPMFTWTTFVTSSLILFAFPPLTVGLALLMLDRLFGTSFFNPALGGNTIIWEHLFWIFGHPEVYILILPAFGIFSEIFATFSKKRLFGYSSMVFATVLIGFLGFMVWAHHMFTVGLGPVANAIFSVATMAIAVPTGIKIFNWLFTMWGGSIRFTTPMMWAVAFIPSFVMGGVTGVMLASAPADYQFHDNYFVVAHFHYVIVGGVVFGLLAGAHYYWPLMFNKVLNETLGKITFWLFFIGFHLTFFIQHFLGLIGMPRRYFTYLPGQGLETGNLISSIGAVFMGLGTIVLLFNVVKTSLSKEKAGRDPWDARTLEWTMPAPTPEYNFKQLPFVRGLDPFWIEKREGNKEITPAEPVSDIHMPNPSFSPFVISLGLFIAAFGAMYMQGGKDKFWLLVAIIGLIITFGAMFLRSVIDDHGYHIHKEDLDDKGGTA, from the coding sequence ATGGGTGCTGTTATATGGGATTATTTGACGACAGTAGACCATAAAAAAATTGCCATTCTCTATTTAATTGCAGGTGGATTGTTTTTTATCATTGGCGGAATAGAGGCATTATTTATCCGTCTTCAATTAGCGATTCCAAACAATGCTTTTCTTGTTGGGGATGCTTATAACCAAGTATTAACGATGCACGGTACAACAATGATTTTCCTCGCAGCTATGCCGCTCGTGTTTGCATTTATGAACGCCGCTGTACCACTTCAAATTGGGGCACGGGATGTGGCGTTTCCATTTTTAAATTCACTTGGATTTTGGTTATTTTTCTTCGGTGGAGTATTTTTAAACTTAAGTTGGTTTTTAGGAGGGGCACCTGATGCAGGGTGGACATCTTATGCATCGTTATCTCTTGCTTCTAAAGGACATGGTGTTGATTTTTATGTACTAGGGTTACAAATATCAGGTATAGGTACACTGATTGGTGGTATTAACTTCCTTGTCACAATTATTAATATGCGTGCACCTGGAATGACATATATGCGTATGCCAATGTTTACATGGACAACATTTGTAACTTCTTCACTTATTTTATTTGCTTTCCCACCATTAACAGTGGGATTGGCACTACTTATGTTAGATCGCTTATTTGGCACAAGTTTCTTTAACCCAGCTTTAGGGGGGAACACGATTATATGGGAACATTTATTCTGGATCTTCGGTCACCCAGAAGTGTATATTCTTATCCTTCCAGCTTTCGGAATATTCTCAGAAATTTTCGCTACATTCTCTAAAAAACGACTATTTGGTTACTCATCTATGGTATTTGCAACGGTGTTAATTGGATTTTTAGGATTTATGGTATGGGCGCATCATATGTTTACAGTTGGTCTTGGACCTGTTGCGAACGCTATTTTCTCAGTTGCAACAATGGCAATTGCAGTTCCGACTGGTATTAAAATATTTAACTGGCTCTTTACAATGTGGGGTGGAAGTATCAGGTTTACAACGCCAATGATGTGGGCTGTTGCTTTTATTCCATCATTTGTAATGGGTGGTGTAACAGGGGTCATGCTTGCCTCGGCTCCAGCTGACTATCAATTCCATGATAACTATTTCGTTGTAGCGCATTTTCACTACGTAATCGTTGGTGGAGTTGTATTTGGACTATTAGCAGGTGCACATTATTATTGGCCACTTATGTTTAACAAAGTATTAAATGAAACCTTGGGGAAAATAACATTTTGGTTGTTCTTTATCGGCTTCCATTTAACATTCTTTATCCAGCATTTCCTTGGTTTAATTGGTATGCCACGTCGCTACTTTACGTATTTACCAGGCCAAGGATTAGAAACGGGGAACTTAATTAGTTCGATTGGTGCTGTATTTATGGGGCTAGGAACGATCGTTCTACTATTTAATGTTGTGAAAACATCGTTGTCTAAAGAGAAAGCTGGCCGCGATCCGTGGGATGCTCGTACATTAGAATGGACAATGCCTGCACCTACACCAGAATACAATTTTAAACAATTACCATTCGTTCGCGGATTAGATCCGTTCTGGATTGAAAAACGTGAAGGGAATAAAGAAATAACACCAGCAGAGCCTGTTAGTGATATTCATATGCCAAACCCTTCATTTTCACCATTTGTTATATCTCTTGGATTATTTATAGCAGCATTTGGTGCGATGTACATGCAAGGTGGGAAAGATAAGTTTTGGTTATTGGTTGCAATTATTGGACTTATCATTACATTTGGTGCAATGTTCTTACGTTCAGTAATTGATGATCATGGTTATCATATTCATAAAGAAGATTTAGATGATAAGGGGGGCACAGCGTAA
- the ctaE gene encoding cytochrome c oxidase subunit III: MHVEEKLTNETFPAEPEKATLEGKNKFVGFWLFLGGETVLFASLFGTYLALKNSTNGGPTSQEMFQMPLVFIMTMLLLTSSLTSVYAMYHMKNFNFKQMQLWLLVTVLLGLGFLGFEIYEFYHYTHEFKHTMRSSAFGSAFYALVGTHGLHVLFGLLWILTLVFRNAKRGLNLYNAPKFYVASIYWHFIDVVWVFIFTVVYLMGMVG; the protein is encoded by the coding sequence ATGCATGTAGAGGAAAAATTAACAAATGAAACGTTTCCAGCAGAGCCTGAAAAAGCAACCCTTGAGGGGAAAAATAAGTTTGTTGGATTTTGGCTATTTCTTGGAGGCGAAACTGTATTGTTCGCTTCCTTATTTGGCACATATTTAGCGTTGAAAAATTCTACAAACGGTGGCCCCACTTCTCAAGAAATGTTTCAAATGCCACTTGTCTTTATTATGACGATGCTTTTGTTAACAAGTAGTTTAACAAGCGTGTATGCGATGTATCATATGAAGAACTTTAACTTTAAGCAAATGCAGCTTTGGTTACTTGTTACAGTACTATTAGGATTAGGGTTTTTAGGGTTTGAGATTTATGAATTTTATCATTATACACACGAATTCAAACATACGATGAGAAGTAGTGCATTTGGTTCAGCGTTTTATGCGCTTGTTGGAACTCATGGATTACACGTATTGTTCGGATTATTATGGATCTTAACATTAGTTTTTCGGAATGCGAAGCGCGGGCTGAATTTATATAATGCTCCAAAGTTTTACGTTGCATCTATTTACTGGCACTTTATTGATGTAGTTTGGGTGTTTATTTTCACTGTAGTATACTTGATGGGAATGGTGGGATAA
- the ctaF gene encoding cytochrome c oxidase subunit IVB, which produces MAIKQTNTSNSKVDLVYRRKKSAEEMRHQVITFGLMIFLTIVAFVAVAYPKTFSPLFSVPFILLLAVVQVIFQLYYFMHMSHKGHEAATFFLYSGLLIGLLTILAFMTIVWV; this is translated from the coding sequence ATGGCGATAAAGCAAACAAATACAAGTAACTCAAAAGTAGATCTTGTTTATCGTAGAAAAAAAAGTGCTGAGGAAATGAGACATCAAGTGATTACATTTGGTCTAATGATTTTCTTAACGATTGTAGCTTTTGTGGCAGTCGCTTATCCGAAAACATTTAGTCCTCTTTTCTCTGTACCATTTATTTTACTATTAGCTGTTGTTCAAGTAATATTTCAATTGTATTATTTCATGCATATGAGTCATAAGGGACATGAAGCAGCAACCTTTTTCTTATATTCTGGATTATTGATAGGGTTGTTAACCATTTTAGCTTTTATGACAATTGTTTGGGTTTAA